Proteins from one Hoplias malabaricus isolate fHopMal1 chromosome 2, fHopMal1.hap1, whole genome shotgun sequence genomic window:
- the LOC136687523 gene encoding N-acyl-aromatic-L-amino acid amidohydrolase (carboxylate-forming) B-like — translation MRRRAEFVEHSQCHSSIQRVQSDLENSGPEKGMDRERPSHLRNKEDMVMLPVLSRVAVCGGTHGNELSGVYLVRERLKKRRKGEVMEAVAIVTVMSNPRAVQRCVRYTETDLNRCFSNAMLSLSLSEKSPYELVLSQELNTLLGPKGSTEAVDLICDLHNTTANMGLCLITYSDSDWICLHICKHLQREMATIPVRYVHYDYPPSEAYSLDSVGKHGFAMEIGPQPHGLIRSNVFTAMQEAVQLMLDWVRLFNSGTQFEGSSLDVYTLVKSIDYPRDPHTHSITAAVHPDLQDRDFCLLHPGDPMFLSFSGETVRYKGKEPLYPFFINESAYYEKGVALSLARRRKVEIPAIHSRRI, via the exons ATGAGACGTAGAGCTGAGTTTGTGGAACACAGCCAGTGTCACAGCTCAATTCAGAGAGTCCAGTCTGACCTGGAGAACTCAGGTCCAGAGAAGGGGATGGACAGGGAACGACCCTCTCATCTCAGGAATAAG GAGGACATGGTGATGTTGCCAGTGTTGTCCAGAGTGGCAGTGTGTGGTGGTACCCATGGCAACGAGCTCTCAGGTGTGTACCTGGTGCGTGAGAGgctgaagaagaggaggaagggTGAGGTGATGGAAGCGGTTGCTATAGTAACGGTTATGTCAAACCCCCGTGCTGTGCAGCGGTGTGTGAGATACACAGAGACTGACCTGAACCGCTGCTTCAGCAATGCCATGCTGAg tctctctctctctgagaagaGTCCGTATGAACTGGTTCTTTCTCAAGAACTTAACACACTGCTGGGCCCTAAAGGTTCTACTGAAGCGGTGGATCTGATCTGTGATCTACACAACACCACGGCGAACATGGGCCTGTGCCTGATCACTTACTCAGATAGCGACTGGATATGCCTGCACATCTGTAAACATCTACAG AGGGAAATGGCTACTATCCCAGTAAGATACGTCCACTACGACTATCCTCCCAGTGAAGCTTACTCTCTTGACTCAGTGGGAAAACATGGCTTCG CGATGGAGATTGGGCCTCAGCCTCATGGTTTAATCAGGTCCAATGTATTTACTGCGATGCAGGAAGCAGTTCAACTGATGCTGGATTGGGTGCGCCTTTTTAACTCAG GGACTCAGTTTGAAGGTAGTTCTCTGGATGTTTATACGTTGGTGAAGAGTATTGATTATCCTCGAGATCCTCACACTCACAGCATCACAGCTGCAGTTCATCCGGACCTACAg GACAGAGACTTCTGCCTCCTGCATCCAGGAGACCCCatgttcctctctttctctggggAGACGGTGAGGTATAAAGGCAAAGAACCATTGTATCCCTTCTTCATAAATGAATCTGCATACTACGAGAAAGGAGTGGCCCTCTCTCTAGCCCGAAGAAGAAAAGTTGAGATACCAGCCATCCACTCCAGAAGAATTTGA